In Campylobacter sp. RM16189, a genomic segment contains:
- a CDS encoding FixH family protein: protein MQDNTKTFWPYAIVLSIIAIVIACIATIVIALKNPVQMDTFYMDRYQNVDENINKIHESQKKFDSKFSVVFNSVNLEKHNDFLKAIFEFTVAPKDNKSANLSTQILLTRPETNELNQNLEAIWQNQKLITNSVKLTKEGRWQLLLKLNDGTDTGFYKFEIEAK from the coding sequence ATGCAAGATAATACAAAGACATTTTGGCCATACGCTATCGTGCTCTCTATCATAGCTATTGTCATAGCCTGCATAGCTACGATTGTAATTGCGCTTAAAAATCCCGTTCAGATGGATACTTTTTATATGGACAGATATCAAAACGTAGATGAGAATATCAATAAAATTCACGAGAGTCAAAAGAAGTTTGATTCTAAATTCAGTGTCGTTTTTAATAGTGTAAATCTAGAAAAACATAACGATTTTCTTAAAGCTATATTTGAATTTACCGTAGCTCCAAAAGATAACAAATCTGCTAATCTTAGCACTCAAATTTTATTAACCAGACCAGAAACTAATGAGCTAAATCAAAATTTAGAGGCGATTTGGCAAAATCAAAAATTAATTACAAATAGTGTAAAATTAACTAAAGAGGGTAGATGGCAGCTGCTTTTAAAGCTAAATGACGGCACAGATACCGGATTTTATAAATTTGAAATTGAAGCGAAGTGA
- a CDS encoding DUF4006 family protein encodes MENTNRNVFALNGATGMLIATVLLLTILAVLTYLGIKAQQDVAQKPYTIENPSAIEMKSVDNAKHIKIKE; translated from the coding sequence ATGGAAAATACAAATAGAAACGTTTTTGCACTAAATGGTGCAACGGGAATGCTTATCGCTACCGTGCTTTTGCTAACTATCTTAGCCGTACTTACATATCTTGGCATTAAGGCTCAACAAGATGTGGCGCAAAAGCCATACACTATCGAAAATCCAAGTGCTATCGAGATGAAAAGCGTAGATAACGCTAAGCATATAAAGATAAAGGAGTAG